ACGCCCCGTACCGCTGATCCAGGTCGGTTACGAGCAACTGGTGCGGCAGCCCGAGGCGGAAATGCGGCGCGTGTGTGAATTCCTCGGACTCTCCTTCGAACCCGAAGCGATCGAGTACGGGCGGCACGAACACACCGCCGGCGGGCTCGGCGATCCGATCACCGTCAACAAGCACACCCGGCCGGTCAGCGAATCGGTCGAGAAGTGGACAACAGAGCTGGCGCAGGCACCGGAGAGGCTGCGCATCGTCCGCGAGATGGTCGCCACCATCGATGACGCGGACCTGGAGACCTGGGGATTTCCACGCGCCGCGTTTTTCCAGCCGGTGGAGCACGCGGCGCGGTCCGAGGGCCGGCCGCCGCAGCGGCCGCCGCTTCTGGACCGCTTTCGATTGGAGCGCAGGCTCTTGCTTCTCCTGCGCCGCAACATTCACCACAACGCTTTCGGCCGCCTCGTACGCCGCGTGCGTATGCTCTGCGACGTGCTGCTCCGTGGCTGATACGGGGGCTTCAGAGTCT
This genomic window from Candidatus Binatia bacterium contains:
- a CDS encoding sulfotransferase, with translation RPVPLIQVGYEQLVRQPEAEMRRVCEFLGLSFEPEAIEYGRHEHTAGGLGDPITVNKHTRPVSESVEKWTTELAQAPERLRIVREMVATIDDADLETWGFPRAAFFQPVEHAARSEGRPPQRPPLLDRFRLERRLLLLLRRNIHHNAFGRLVRRVRMLCDVLLRG